One Vicia villosa cultivar HV-30 ecotype Madison, WI linkage group LG5, Vvil1.0, whole genome shotgun sequence genomic window, ttacaaagaTTAAGGGCACGCAGACCCCAAATAATTATCCGGGCATAGCCCAACTAACTACttcggcacgcaggccacaaatgCACCGGCACGCAGgccagaaaaggaaaagaaactgatCAAACGTCGACGTCATCCTCCTCAGCACCGTTGTCTTCACCCGGAACATCCTGCTCGTCCTCCCAGTCCTCAAACATGGGATTTGATTCGATCCGCCCGTCCACGACTTTGTTGTAAGGACCAATTCCCTTCGTCACCAAGCACGGGTTGAGAACTTTCAGTTGATCCACCGCGGCCCTGAATCCAACCCCCAAGGTAGCAACGCAGTTGACCTCCAGCTCCCTCACCTTACCCAGAAGCTGAGAGCGAGTCACCAAAACCTTCTCGTCTTCATCTTCCTTGGCGTCAGGGAGGTGAGACTTCTCCAGTTTGGCAACTCGATCGCGCAGCCTTTTCTCTTCGGCTTCCAAGGCCCTGACTCTGTCCCGCGCCTTGCAGAGATCTTCAACAATGCCGTTTTGGATCTCATACTTATCCTTATAATTCTCAAACTCGTGCTCCAGCTTGTCATATTTAGTCTGCAGAGCATCGTAATCCTTCTGAGGACAGACCCTTTGAGCATTGAGGGCCAAGGCCaaggcggccaccctcatcatccccTCGAGATCCTCAGACAAGTCCTTGTCCCGAGACACCCGGTGCCGCCTAACTATGTGCCTAACCTCCTCGCGCTCGAGCAGCACATTCTTCTTCGAGAAGAGTCCCATGTGCAAAGTACAAGAGGGCAGCACTATGTCGTCATCAAAGGGGTTGTCGTTGATGAGAGGACGAACTTCTGGAGTCCCTTCGTTCTTTTGTTTATTCCCGGCCGGGGAATCACCCGAAGTCGTCCCAACCGACGAAGGGGAGCCACCATCACGAGCGCCCGCAGCGGCCGCCTTGACTTCCTCGACCCGTGTCCGCTTCACGGCCACCTTGGTAGCCGCTTTGTTCTTTGACCTCATCTTCACGACTTTATCATGCAAGTCGGCCATTTGCCCTACAAAACAAAAGGAGTTAGTATCGGAGAGGTATTATTCGAACATGAAATAATTTCCTCACCGAGCAAGATCATCGCATCTCCGTAACCCCCGCACCCGAGGATAGCTTTGGTATTGATATATCGAGGCTCCATCGTGGGACCCCCGTCCTCGTCGAAAAAGGGATCCCCGTTGGGGTAGGTGCATACAGCCGGCCTAAACCCATCTACGAAGGAGGCGAGCCGTTGATACCCCGCTGTGTCACGCTCCTTAAGGTCCTCGTCTCGGAAAATATAGTAGTCAGTCCCATGCTCGAAGTGATCATATTGCCACTCCAACGGGAACCGAGCAGCTGGACCCACCTTTTTCACTCTGTCCTGAGTATACTCTCGGATTTCAAACAAATGATCCTCGGCCTCAGGAGTGAGAGGCTTAACCATAAATTATCGACCCTTGAAATGCTTGATGGAGTCCTGGTaaatggcgaacagcttcttcgACTGCTTGAAGGACACCCAACTCCATTTGCCATCCGAGTCACGCAACCTCTGCAGATGAAACACTCTGAAAAATAGGGGCAGAGTTGCCTCGACCTCCAAAAATCCGCACATGATTTCAAAAGCCCTTAGAAACGCAAAGGCGTTAGGGTGGAGCTGGGACGGACACAAACGCAGCTACCCGAAAACGCTCCGCTGTAGATGCGTGAAAGGGAGCCTGAGCCCGACCTCCTTGAAGACGAACACATACATAGCGAAGCGAGGACCAGGGAATTGCGAGCAGATCCTCTGATGAGACTTAGGCACAAAGGCACCCCAGGAAGGCTCCTCGTTCGAATCAAGATCCTCGAGGACATTAAAGGCCTCCTTAGGATGTGTCGAGAAGCGCGACGCGGTCGTCCTCGGAGCGACGGCCACCCATTCCTCAAGCTCCCTCGGGGAGGTCTCAATGGCTGGAACTCCCTCATCCTGCGAGCAACCAATAGCTTCGTCCCCGTCGGATATGTCGAAGACGACGTCGTCCTTGTTTTTGTcagccatttacctgaaaagcagaggaaacagtgaattcgacttgtcaaatccacccttccaccgcaagtcaagtgaaagggcgaggagaGAGGACGAGGAAAGACTCCTGCCTGCGACCAACGTCCACGACGCACCCTCCTAGGTCCATCAGATCCGACCAACTACCATCGAACTACATTAGAAAAAGGTGCTCGCGAGATAGGGTGACCACCCCTAACGATGGTCAGCAAACACATGCCCTAATCGAGACACGCAACCTCTTTTGCTCGTCGCATTTAAACTCTCCCCTTCTAATTCAAAGGATGGATATCCTATTCAACTGCCCTCGCTCGGCCTATTCATGTTTCACTCAGCAAACACATATGAAAGAATAACAATTTCCTAAATCTACTCGGCACACTCATCAACCTTGCTCGCTGTACTCTTAAATCTTGCTCGCTACACTCAAACTagaacataaatcttaaatagaTATAAAGGAGAAGACGGGGAACTTACTTGAGAGAGCGGAGGAGAGATGCacgagaagaagaagagagctgTGAGCGAGTCTTGAAAGTTTTTAAAATGCTAAGTAACAAATGAATGACCCTCTCACTCTTTATATAGAGGAAGGAGaccaaagggtgtcatgatggcctaggcagcctaggaggCGCAATCATTGCCTACACCCCCAAGGCGGCTCTAAGCATGGGAAAACGCCAAGTGTCAAAGAATCTTGGAAAACCCAAACGGTGCAGCCAGCACTTATACCCAAAATGGCGCGGCAATAATGGCAGTCTCAACAGTCGCCACCTGTCAGTGAAACTCTAACAAGGGGCAACCGAAACGTGTCAAGTGGAAACCAAAGGGATAGCCGTCTCCCCGGCCGGTCTCCGAGAACGCGAGCCGATCACCTCTTTGGTCCTGCATCCCGGCAGCTACTCCTCTCCACGCAAACCTAAACGTCCGAGGAGAGCCCAATGGACGATAAACGTTTGTACCCGTGCTCGGCCAACCTCTTGGTTAAAGTCGTCACTCTCACGAAGACTAACGActtgggggctcctgttctggactgggccgagcaggcccagctcttccttctagccgagcaggcccaaagcAATTGGGCCCATTTACTTGGTAGCCGTTACGGATTGCCCAAGCGCGAATACCACGCGTCACGCTTCAGCGAAGGATCCGGTCAACCTCTTCCGAATCCTACGCCACACTCATCCAGGACGTGAGTCACCTGCTGACTCATCCCTAGCACAGGGGTGTTCcggcagtttcctagcacgtgggcctccaactggatttggcccaattaggaaaccttggcccagcgctgggggctataaataccctctttcactagagggtcaggtatcatATTCTTCACTCTCTAAAccttcattctctgatagctactgactttcgcatcggaggaccttgcaggtaccccccccatcttgctcttcaagccagattctgccgccttgacgattcttctgatcaggtacgatcacttAGTAAAGCTACATTCATTATCTCCACGTTTCTCACACCCAAACCTCCTTCCTTTCGCGATTTACAAACCGTATCCCAAATAACCCAATGGATAGGTTTGTCAATATCAACACCGCCCCATAGGAACTTACTTTGGATGTATTTAATATCTTGCAACACCTTCTTAGGAGCTTTGTAAAAAGATAACGAAAAAATCGGGATTGCATTGAGAACCGAATTAATCAACTCCACTCTACCCGCCATGCTAAGATATCTCCCTCTCCACACATTTAACCGTTTTCTAAACATCGCTAAAAGATCCTTCCACATCGATAGTTTCCTAGGGCTATCTCCGACTCTCACACCAAGAAATTTGAACGGGAGAGTTCCCACTTTGCAAGTTAAGAAGGACGAAGCCGCTTCCAAATACCAATCTCCCACATTAATACCATAAAGATTAATCTTGTGAAAATTAACTCTTAATCTCGACATCATTTCAAAACATCTTAGAATAGCTTTCATACTCCATAAGTTTGCGGTATCTCCTTCGGCCAAAATAATAGTACCATCCGTAAATTGTAACAAGTCCACCTCCTTATTCTCTTTGTATCTAAAACCACGAAATTCCCCTATCTCCTTAGATCTTTTCATAAGTTCCATTAGAACCTCCATGACTAAAACGAACACAAACGGAGACAAGGGATCACCTTGTCTAAGGCCTTTCTCCACTCTAAAATCTTTGGTAGTACTCCCATTAACAAGAACGGACAAAGAATTAGTAAAGATACAACACTCCGTCCACCTCATCCACCGATCTCCAAACCCCATCCTCTTTAATATATGTCTAAAAAAATTCCAACTCACTCTATCGTAGGCCTTCTCAAAATCGACTTTCAAAACCACACAACTCCTTTTCTCTCTTTTAGCTAGATCCATCACCTCATTCATAACAAGAAcaccatccattatgtttcttcCTTCAATTAAAGCCGATTGATTGTTCGAAACAAGTTTCCCGATCACCCTCTTAAGCCTATTCGCCAACAACTTAGCCAAAATCTTGTGCAAACtacccaccaaacaaataggcTGAAATTCATTCAAGGCTTGAGGATTATTGACTTTTGGCACTAAAGTGATGAACGAAGAAGTACAAACTTTAGTTAGTTTAGCCCTTTCATAAAAATCCTTAACAAAAAGGAGAACATCCTCCTTTAACAACACCCAattctttttaaagaaatctaaagTAAATCCATCCGGACCGGGACTTTTATTCCCATCACACGACCAAACTGCCTCTTTTACTTCCTCTTCGAAAAACTCCTCTCCAACCAAGACACTTCATCCTCCTCCAAAGTGTTGAAAACAAGTCCCTCCAGAACCGATATCTCCCTATCCTCCTCCTTATAGAACTCACAAAAATGTCTACTAACCTCCTCTTTAATATTAACAACTCCTTCTATTCTCCCATTAGAACCTTCCAAAGAAGTTATCGCTTTACGCCTATGTCTCTCCTTCAAGGAATTATGAAAGAACTTAGTATTCTTATCTCCCTCCTTCAACCAAAGATATCGGGACTTTAACCTAAGCATACTCTCTTTAATATTCAAATAATTCCAAAAATCTTTTGTTGCCAACCTTCTTTCTAAAACCTCCTCATCATTGACGCCCCTCATATTCACCTCGATTTCTTTGTCAAGAGTATTAATCTTCTCCTTTGCATCCTCCACCTTCAAATCAATCCAACCAAAAACCTCCCTATTCCACTCCCGGAGCCGCTCCTTAagcttttttaatttttcatatagcACAAAATCCCCCCTCCCTCTAACCTCCATCTTCTTCCATTCTTGAGCAACAAAAGCATTGAAATCCTCATGCTTAAACCAAGAGTTGTTAAAGCAAAAAGGTTTTGGGCCCCAATCTAATTTTCCCACCTTAAGACTAATTGGGGCATGATCCGAGATATCTCTTTTTTCAATTCTTTGATCAACCACCTCccaactctctaacatcttcttcgTAAGTAAGAATCTATCTAATCTACTCATAGCTTTGCCATTATCTTTGAACCAAGTGAACTTCCCTCCAACACAATTAACGTCTATTAATTCCATAATCTCCACAAAGTTACGGAAATCCTCCATACCTGTCCAATTCCGTTGACCTCCCTCTCCTATTCGCTCTTCTTTTCTCAAGACTTCATTGAAATCTCCAACGACACACCATTCCTCATGATTCCTACCTCTTTTAAGATTAATCAAAGAATCCCAATTAGATAGCCTATCCACCCTTTTACAAGACGCGTAGACATTTACTAGGTTATACTCCGCTCCCTTCCAAGAAACATTGATACCGACAAAACCTCTATCCATGAAACTATAATTAACCAGAAGAGTTCCTTTCCTCCATAATATCACCATCCCGCTCGAGGCCCCTACGGAATGACTCGCTGTCCACTCAACATCATTATTGCCCCAAAAAGCTCCGGCTAGAACATCGTTGAAAGATGTTAATTTCGTCTCTTGGATGAAACACACATCTATATTGTTTGACTGGATTAAAAAActaactctttttcttttaaaaaaagaaCCACCCCCTCTAATGTTATAGGAAAGAAAATTCATCGATCACTGTCTTTTAACACCTTCAAGCTCCTCATCCCCTCCTTATCTCTAATCTCCATGTCACTAATCCTCCTCTCATTCTCAACATCATCCTTATAACTCACCACCCCCAAATTAGAAATAGATTTCCACACCTTCAAACCCACTTCCGATTTCGCACTCAAACGCTTGTTGCATCTAATTAAATCAGATTCTACTAAGGAAGAACCAGAAAAGACTCACCTATAGATATCGAGTCTGTAGAAGAAGAGCCGATATTACTAATTCCTTCAACCGGATCTTTCCCCCCTCTACTGCTACCATCTCCAGCACCTCTTTCTGTTCTGGGAGCTATGCAAGCAAAATAGGAAGAAGAGATTGTTACATTTTCTCCCAAATCCGCATTCACACTTTTCTTCTTAGTCATCAATTTTTTTCTAAATCTATGACCTTGAGGTAATGTCGCTGGCACCACCTCTTTGCAAACGCTTCTACAGGCCTCATCAAAAGATAGGGCCCCACTAAACCGGTCCAAAGAGATACCAAGCCCATTTGTCTTAGATCCATTAAACCTCAGTGTTGAGTCAGCAAGCCCCACACGTTCTTCCAAAGCCTCTAGACCTTTTGACTCCCCCACACAACTTTTAGAACCATATACCACTTTGTCATTAAATGCTTCCTTATATTTTGCCTCGAGAAACTCCTTCTTTCCAGGAACAGATAAATCAAAATCCAACTTTTCATAATGATTTTGACACAACGTATTTTTTTGAGAAACCATTAGACTGTCCCCTAAAGGAGCTTCCGTCCCATCAGCATCAAAATGTGGCGTATTATCTTCCTCCCTGATTTGATCATCTTCTCCCTCCTCCTCATCGGTCAAGCCAACCTCTGGCAGGGAAGAATCCTCAGATTCTGTTTCTTCTCGATAATACCCTTGCTTTGGAATGTCGGAGAATCCATTAAAGTCCTCCATCAATCTAACATCAAAAAGTTGTCCTTCGATGGATAGCCTAACCACCACATCCAATCTTTCCTTAATCTTGGTTCTGATACATATCCTTGCTTCGTCCATCCTATTCTTCAAAGAAGTTCCTTCATCACTCCTTACAAACGTACCTCTAGATTCTACTAAGAGAGTAAAATATCTCTCACCCCAAGCATGACAAGGAACTCCCAGTATTCTTAACCATACCAACCTCTCTACGTCAATGTCCTTTGGTTTCCACTACTTTATCGTACTAAACCACTGCTCCCACCAAGATTTCCTCTCCTCTATGAACAACTCTACATCTCCTCCGATCAAGTCCTCCAGAAGGCAAAGATTAGGTCCCAAACTAGTGACCCTAATAGTAAAAATACCTTATTCAAGAAATAACTTTTTGAAATCTACCATCTTCCCAGGCTCCTTCACACTCCCTGTGAAAGCCTTTCTATACTGAGAGGATTCTTCATGGCTAGGTTGAAAAAACAAAGTTTTGGGCACCTGGGTACCGTTAGAAGCGTTATAACCACCACTTCTGTTTTGTATGACATCCGCATAAGATCTTTCCTTTACTATCGTGCCATATCTATTACCATTGGAGCCCTTCAGATCCGTATGAACTGCTTCCTTCTTCAAAGCTTCTTTACCTGATGACCATGCCTTAGCAACTTTAGTTCTACTGAAACGAGGCAGATTCGCGAATAACTTTCTCCCTTCTAGAACAATATTGTCCAACTTAGTTGCCATAAGCTCCTCGTCCTTGACATTCAAAAACCGAACAAAACCGAAGCGTCTACCATATTTATATTTTCTTGGTGGGATGACCACTTCCTCTATATCTCCCAGCTCCTTGAATTCGATATACAGATCTCTAGCCCTCCACCTATCACCAAATTCAGTAACGAAAAAAGACGACGAAGAGTCGTTTCCTTTAACCGTCCTCTGCCCTTCTCTCGCAATATCCCATTTCGTCTCCCTTCTTCCACCTCCCCTTACCCTTTGACATTGACCAACTCTTATATCTCTCATATTCTCCAAACTAAGAGCAGATGCAAGAAAGATAAACAAAAAAACCAGAAAATCTTGCAAGAAAAACCAGAGAAACTAATCCCCAAAGACCAAGGCCCCTAACCCTAAGGTTAGGAGTTTAAGCCAAAAATCTTAGAAATCAATCTCCCATTGTTTGCAACTTAGAACGGTTATCACAATTATAGAGATGCATTATTGGTTTGAATTCCAACTTCTTCTCCAATAATACTCAGTACCACTCTATCAATCCAAACTAATTCTGGATCTCAAACCCCAAACGTGAGAAACAACACATGTGTTTTCGGGCATGCCCTGTATCATTGTAATCAAAAGTATTAAAAAAGTTTTTAGATTTTAACTTAAAAGGGATGAGAAATAGCATTATCAATTTTCATCGTTCAATTGGATGAGAATTGCAATTGGACAATTGGATTGAAAACTTAAAATGGTaagaaataacataaaatataagGGGAAAAATGACTAACATTCAACTCATAGCAGATCTGGCAAACGTGACTGCAACAATTCTCTAAATAAGGACAAATTATTACATTAAATggattgtcttcatcaaaaacccATTAAACACAATAGAAGAAACTAACAATCCAATCAAAATACACCAAACATAAATCGACAATAAGAAAGTGAAGGTTCAAAGATCATACCCATGACTCTGCTAACAACACTGCGAACAACGCAATTGTTCCAAATAACATGGCCTAAATTTTCCTCGATAGTGGGCAAACCTATGGGCTGAATCTGAAACAGCTTAAATAATCATTTGAAACAGCTTTCTTCGGATGCAGACGGTGTAGACTCAGCGAGAGATAAAGAGACTCCAGTGATTAGAGTGGTGGTTTACGACAGAGACGAAGAAAGGGTTCTTTGGCAGAGATTCAATGAAATGAGAGTGGAGAGTAAGTGGGTAGGAGAATAAACTTTGTTAAATGTTTTGCATATACAGAGGATATGAAACATTGGAGAAAGTTTTGGCTTTTCATTGTCCAACAATAATAAATAGAGAAGGAGTAACTTCCAATAAATTAAACCTAAGCAATGAAGGTATAAATTTTTTTCAGTTTAGGtttagaattttgaattttttcagTTCttgtaaaacaaa contains:
- the LOC131604367 gene encoding uncharacterized protein LOC131604367; this encodes MDGVLVMNEVMDLAKREKRSCVVLKVDFEKAYDRVSWNFFRHILKRMGFGDRWMRWTECCIFTNSLSVLVNGSTTKDFRVEKGLRQGDPLSPFVFVLVMEVLMELMKRSKEIGEFRGFRYKENKEVDLLQFTDGTIILAEGDTANLWSMKAILRCFEMMSRLRVNFHKINLYGINVGDWYLEAASSFLTCKVGTLPFKFLGVRVGDSPRKLSMWKDLLAMFRKRLNVWRGRYLSMAGRVELINSVLNAIPIFSLSFYKAPKKVLQDIKYIQSKFLWGGVDIDKPIHWVIWDTVCKSRKEGGLGVRNVEIMNVALLSDRT
- the LOC131604368 gene encoding uncharacterized protein LOC131604368, encoding MDRGFVGINVSWKGAEYNLVNVYASCKRVDRLSNWDSLINLKRGRNHEEWCVVGDFNEVLRKEERIGEGGQRNWTGMEDFRNFVEIMELIDVNCVGGKFTWFKDNGKAMSRLDRFLLTKKMLESWEVVDQRIEKRDISDHAPISLKVGKLDWGPKPFCFNNSWFKHEDFNAFVAQEWKKMEVRGRGDFVLYEKLKKLKERLREWNREVFGWIDLKVEDAKEKINTLDKEIEVNMRGVNDEEVLERRLATKDFWNYLNIKESMLRLKSRYLWLKEGDKNTKFFHNSLKERHRRKAITSLEGSNGRIEGVVNIKEEVSRHFCEFYKEEDREISVLEGLVFNTLEEDEVSWLERSFSKRK